TGCATTTTTTAATAcaacttatgattttttttccatttatGGTGCTACTTTACAGAGTGATGATGGGACCGTACCAACTTTCTCTATTCCACGTGGTTCGATAGCAGAAAATCCATTTACAAGCCTGCTTCTTTCTTATTACttgccatcaactggtatcacaaCAAAGAATTCTGCTATTCTTTGGTGCCAACGTCTTGCTATTGAGGTAATCTTTAACTTCTGGTTGTTGATCTGAATTCTGAGTTAATACAGGTTGACACAAACAAAACTTGATAGTCCTCATATGCTGTCACTAGACGTGAACATTCGGCTTTAATTGACCTACTACTAAAGACTTAAGCACTTCGGTCCCATTCTTAATCACATTTATATGAGCAATTGGGCTATCAGGCTACTTGGATCATGATAAACGTGATGTTAAAATGCTGATATGTTTTTGGTTTGTGGGCCACATTAGAACCTACAGTAAGTGCATGATGAAGGACAATAGAATTAGCATAATGGGCTTATGATGCCCTTGGAATCCATGCCATCTATGTTGTTCTTGGTGATCCAATGGCCTTAATGAGAATGTCAGGGATTTGAATGATGTAGATTGTAAAGCTCCGATTAGTCCCATAAGGAACATGATTAGATTGTAGATACTACATAACTCATTCTCAATCTAATGGCTGCTTCTCAATACTCCCTTATGAGTTCAAGACCTGTGTAGTTTCAGGCTTGAGTTATTACCTATTACTTTAAATTTATGTTtctaaatataaaatgatatccAGAAAGCTTATCTCAATGGATAAATAACTATTGCTACAGAACACTATTTCCATTATCAGCACTCAATTATCATAATCTCTGTGTTGAAAGTTTGTAATGGTACTTGATTAAGTAAATATGTAGTCATGTACACAACTCTAATAGTTATAGCAGTTTTCTTTTTTCATGATTCTGCATGTAATCTGTGCAGTGGATATCAGCAGTGGAATTTGCACTTTTGAAAGGCCGTCATCCTCTTTTAAAAGATGTTGATGTCGCCATCAATccttcaaaaggtttggcatttaTTGATGACAGAACACCAGAGAAGAGTATCTCAAGTGGTGTGAAAGGGACTCATAATTCCTCTGGAATGTATATAAGCCATAAGAGTGCAGATAGGCAAACTTATGGGAAGCTTTCCCAACCAAGTCCTGTAAATGGATTTCTCAATGATTCTGTTGATATTGCACTTAAACAAAATTATGCTGCAGTTCAAGGTGAAGCTGATGATAACTTGGATGCAAGAAGCAAGTTACAGCAAATAAAGAGCGCAGATAATGAGGGAACAAAAAATAGCAGAAGTATTATGGATTTCAAGAATGAAAGTGCAGCTAATGCCATAAATGAAGGAGATGATGATGGAAACAAGGTTTTACAGACTGCAGCAGTTGTCATGAATATGCTTGATATTACTATGCCCAGCGCGCTTGATgatgaacaaaagaagaaggtATATACTTTTAAGTTTTAAGTGCAATAACACATTCTAAATTATTCAGTTTTTACCATGCATTATTGCAGCCGTGGCTATGTCCACCACTAGCTTGTGAGTTTAAGCTCCAGGTTACTCAGGTTACTAGATCTAGAGTGAACTACAGTTTGTGCCTTGAAACTGTAAACAACGAAAGGAAAAAAGTGCTTGAATTGACTCAGTTGTTTGCAGTTAAACTGTCACTTTTCCTTGTAAAAGGTTGAATTGACTTAATGATTTTACATTTATGAATTGTACCTTGGATTGGTAAGTCTTACGGAACTCATGAAGTATGTAGCAGCTTGATGCTTCCATCTTGTGTAGATCACATATTGTGAGAGTTCAAATATCTATCTGATCACAATACAAATTTAATTTACTGATACATGGCTAACTGCAGCATGTAGCTTTTTCACTCATATTAGTCTGGGGATTGCTAGATGTAGAGTAAATATTTGGCTTGGCATTTTACttaaattcaataaaaaaagagaagttcTTGAGTTGACTCGGTTGTTTGCAGTCATGTTTTGTCAAATTACCAAGTCTAGGAACGAATTGACTTGAAGGTTTTGCGTCGTATGGGAGAAGTATTGTTGAACTCATGCAGCATGTGGAAGATCCATCATGTAGATATCTGTCTTATTAAAGTTATCTTGATCATACATGTTTAATTAGTTTCACCTGAGTTATGAAACCATCAGATTATTGAATTATTTTCACTTAGCATTGCTAGAATAACATAATAAGTCCATCTTCTTGGTGCTCAATGGAAACCCAACTTGACGTATGTTTCTTTGAGATGTTAACAGTTACATTGATGCTTCATGAACATATAAGTAGGAGTTACACATAACCAGATAGATGATACATTCTTTCTAGATGTTACAACATACAAGAAAGATAAAACTGGAGAAGCTTGTTAATATAAGAGCACTTGTACTGAGAATTTGTCTTTTAGCTTGAGTGAAGTTATGGGATTGTCTTAACCATCACAAAATGCATTCAGTTCTGCTGTACACACACAGGGACAACATCGTAACGGTTCCGACTCTCAATCTTGTAGCTTGTatccattttaattattttaatttgctTATAATTAAGCTGACGAGTAGCATTACTTCAAACTTTTATCCAATGATGGAGTGATGCATTTCTTGTTCTTTTATTCTATTATGCAATAGTTTTCTGCCAGACTTGGCCAGTGACTCTTAGTTGCACATGAAAACATCCTGTTTTTAAGGCAATGTATTATAGCTATTTGATGCACTCATACAATGTCTAAAACTGTCTAGACATATTTATTGCTTGTTCTCATTATTCTGTTGATCAACTAAACATGAAAGTTATTGTCTAGAAATTACTGCAGTTTGTTATGGTAAAATCACTTGCGCTTACTCAAATCTTTGTGCGAGTTCCAATTGTATTTGTTGGTTGGCTCTCTGTTCTTTGTGGAGTGTACTTggtttattttaatataattaaacATTCTTCTATATTACTTTAGGTTCTTTCCGCTGTTGGACGAGGAGAAAATCTCTTGAGAGCTCTTCAAGGAGCTGTGCCAGAAGATGTACGTGGAAAGCTGACAAGTGCTGTAACTGAAATTTTGCAAACTCAGGGTACAAAATTGAATCTTGAAGGGCTCAATAGAATTGATTGGATACCTAATGTTACATCAAAAGTGAAGTCAAGGATCCAGGATTCAATACAAGAAATTTCGATAGTTAATAGAGGAGATAATGAGAGCAATTCAGGTGTTGACCATGAGGAGAAAGTGCAAAGTGATACAGCAGAGTTCAATTCAGCCAGAAACCGTATGCCAGAAAGCATTAAAACCTCAGAACAGAGAACCTCTCAATCTCCCGGAATGCTTGAAGCTGGATATGAACCAAGCCAAGATATTAATTTGGAAAGGTCAGGTTATATGGTAGATGAAACTGCTGCTGAGCAGCAGAAGATTAGTCAAAACCAAGGAATATCTGATAGGCACAATGAAGATGATAAAGATCTGAATAATCCATGTCAAGTCCATAATGGTGAAGGGAAAAAATCATCTCATACCGAGGAGCAACTTGTCTCAATTTCGGTATCTAATACTGAAGAAGAGTCACTTTCATCAGGCATGTCAGCATCAGATCACCAGATTATGCCACAAGAATCCAATGAACTACAGAAGAATGAAGACAAAAGTCCTCAAGATTTGCGTCAAAATTTACATAATTCTACAaaactgaatgaaaattctccacaACATTCTTCTTCTGAGACCCCTTCTATCAGTGTTACTCAAGCATTAGATGCCTTGACTGGATTTGATGACTCTACCCAGTTGGCAGTTAACAGTGTCTTTGGAGTGTTAGAGAATATGATTGATCAATTAGAGAAGAATAGCAACGaaggagatgatgatgaaatgAAGAGAAGTAAAGATGAGGAGTCTCAAACTCTATCACCTGGCTTGCCCACCGTCAACAAAGACAATTACGGGAGGGTAGAGCACAGAAACAATAAATCAAGTGAAGGGTCAGATGTAAGTCTGTCATCTAAGCATCTTGATAGCCATATAAATCAGAAAGATACTCAGTCTAAGGAGGTTGTGGAAAATAAATTGGGAGAAAATTTGGTTGCTGATATCCTCAAATCATCTGCAGAAGATAGTATTGGAAAATCTGAAGTAAGTACTTTAGGATTTAATTCCTTAAAGAATAACAGTGTTGGAAAATTTGGTCCTGTACAAAATTGTCCGTCACATATAGCTATTAAACCTTACTATTGGGGCTCACCATTTGAAGCATACCTGCAGAAATATCTTTATTCTAAGTTCCCAAGACTAAAACCATCTGATTTAGATTCAACTACTGATTTATTCCTTGACCCAGAAAAAGGTCAGTGGAAAATGCTAGACCAAGCAGGAACTTTCCATAATAACCTGGGTGAAGGCGGGAAAAACCAAAATATCAGTGGGTACAATGAAAGCCAGCATAACTCAGTAAAACACAGTGATACAGACAACTCTATTGAGACATCATATGTAATTTTGAATTCAGAATTTCCAGAATTTGAACAACAATTAACTGGAATATGTGATATGAAAGGTGGTTATAATGCAAAGGAAGAGGCGGCATTCTGCTTAGTTAGGGACAGTTTACTTGATGCTCTGAAAGTTGAAGTTGGTCGTAGATTGAGCACTTCTAATTTGAAGGAAATGGAAAGGGTTCTTGTAGATGACATGAAACAAGTTGCTGATGCAATAATCCAAGCAGTTGTTCTGGACAATCATTTAAATTTGAGACTGCTTACAGAGGTTAATCACCTAACATTGGTAAAGTTTGGTACAATAGAAGGAGAACGCACAGTCAAAATAATATCTTCTGCAGTTGAGGAAACCAGCCAGTTGAAGAAGATCCTTCCAGTTGGTGTAATTGTTGGTTCACTCTTGGCATCTTTGAGAAAGCACTTCAAAATTGCTGCCTCACGTGATGGTGACCAGATCAAAGATATTGAGCAAGCTGGGAATGTTCAGGAGACACTTTCAGTTAAAGATGTTAACACCAAGAATGAACTTCATGATGACGAGAAAGTTCATGCTCACGATGACTCAGTTAGTGGGAACCAAAATCTTGCCAAAGTTAGTTACAATGATGATGGAGTCATGATTGGAGCTGTTACAGCTGCCTTGGGTGCAACCGCTTTATTAGCACACCATCAGGTGAAATATGAATATTTGGGACCTTCATTTCTCCATTACTGCATTCTGTGGAAGTTCTCTCTTGCTTTCCTGTTTTTTATTAAATTGTCGGCTTACTTCTCCTGAGCAACTTACAGAGTGATCATACTTACTGTGTCATTTAAACATATTTATTGT
The DNA window shown above is from Musa acuminata AAA Group cultivar baxijiao chromosome BXJ2-4, Cavendish_Baxijiao_AAA, whole genome shotgun sequence and carries:
- the LOC103981033 gene encoding uncharacterized protein LOC103981033 isoform X1; protein product: MILRYIPSLFDPQTTLLPLNRLSPLRRNPRVREALLQTRRRRRRRSKLSVRSALDDLVRNLVSAFPSPASLDLLLTPAIGLAAGAALYLSSLQKGTTDVDTVVGEWVIFTSPTPFNRSVLLRCPSVSFEDGGELLGDGVNEKLLTEERHYMNLDRGRMTVARKKGEEGPEKKMQYQRVCVATDDGGVISLDWPVNLELGMEHGLDTTVLIIPGTTEGSMDRNVRAFVFDVLQHGCFPIVMNPRGCASSPVTTPRLFTAADSDDVFTAVRFVSMARPWTTVMSVGWGYGANMLTKYLSEVGESTVLTAAVCIDNPFDLTEVTRSFPHHVSLDQKIRSGLIDILRANKELFQGKAKGFDVGRALSAKSVREFDGAISMVSHGYHTIEDFYSKISTRKLIGNLKIPVLFVQSDDGTVPTFSIPRGSIAENPFTSLLLSYYLPSTGITTKNSAILWCQRLAIEWISAVEFALLKGRHPLLKDVDVAINPSKGLAFIDDRTPEKSISSGVKGTHNSSGMYISHKSADRQTYGKLSQPSPVNGFLNDSVDIALKQNYAAVQGEADDNLDARSKLQQIKSADNEGTKNSRSIMDFKNESAANAINEGDDDGNKVLQTAAVVMNMLDITMPSALDDEQKKKVLSAVGRGENLLRALQGAVPEDVRGKLTSAVTEILQTQGTKLNLEGLNRIDWIPNVTSKVKSRIQDSIQEISIVNRGDNESNSGVDHEEKVQSDTAEFNSARNRMPESIKTSEQRTSQSPGMLEAGYEPSQDINLERSGYMVDETAAEQQKISQNQGISDRHNEDDKDLNNPCQVHNGEGKKSSHTEEQLVSISVSNTEEESLSSGMSASDHQIMPQESNELQKNEDKSPQDLRQNLHNSTKLNENSPQHSSSETPSISVTQALDALTGFDDSTQLAVNSVFGVLENMIDQLEKNSNEGDDDEMKRSKDEESQTLSPGLPTVNKDNYGRVEHRNNKSSEGSDVSLSSKHLDSHINQKDTQSKEVVENKLGENLVADILKSSAEDSIGKSEVSTLGFNSLKNNSVGKFGPVQNCPSHIAIKPYYWGSPFEAYLQKYLYSKFPRLKPSDLDSTTDLFLDPEKGQWKMLDQAGTFHNNLGEGGKNQNISGYNESQHNSVKHSDTDNSIETSYVILNSEFPEFEQQLTGICDMKGGYNAKEEAAFCLVRDSLLDALKVEVGRRLSTSNLKEMERVLVDDMKQVADAIIQAVVLDNHLNLRLLTEVNHLTLVKFGTIEGERTVKIISSAVEETSQLKKILPVGVIVGSLLASLRKHFKIAASRDGDQIKDIEQAGNVQETLSVKDVNTKNELHDDEKVHAHDDSVSGNQNLAKVSYNDDGVMIGAVTAALGATALLAHHQQRDTYSNGQAMEVPSRETIEKGSQNEEHDRPEVATHEKIPTNIMCNLAEKAMSIAGPVVPMKDDGEVDQERLVTVLAELGQKGGLLRLVGKIALLWGGIRGAMSLTDRLISFLRISERPLLQRVIWFGCMTLVLWSPVVVPLLPMLVQSWTTRTSNKFAEYACVLGLYASSMILVVLWGKRIRGYDNPLEQYGLDFTAPRALGFMKGLVGGMAIVMSVHSINGLLGYASLACPSFSPLFRADPVLLLKSFVNMLLKGVRGIITAAGIALAEELLFRSWLLEEVAVDLGYYRAIVISGIAFSLIHGSLPSVPGFLLLSLALFGIKQRSQDKIYVPIGIRSGIMFTNFTLQTGGLIRYKLGTPPWLISTHPLHPFDGVVGLGVCVLLTILFFPKQPQQKICSKDNQQQNG
- the LOC103981033 gene encoding uncharacterized protein LOC103981033 isoform X3 translates to MARPWTTVMSVGWGYGANMLTKYLSEVGESTVLTAAVCIDNPFDLTEVTRSFPHHVSLDQKIRSGLIDILRANKELFQGKAKGFDVGRALSAKSVREFDGAISMVSHGYHTIEDFYSKISTRKLIGNLKIPVLFVQSDDGTVPTFSIPRGSIAENPFTSLLLSYYLPSTGITTKNSAILWCQRLAIEWISAVEFALLKGRHPLLKDVDVAINPSKGLAFIDDRTPEKSISSGVKGTHNSSGMYISHKSADRQTYGKLSQPSPVNGFLNDSVDIALKQNYAAVQGEADDNLDARSKLQQIKSADNEGTKNSRSIMDFKNESAANAINEGDDDGNKVLQTAAVVMNMLDITMPSALDDEQKKKVLSAVGRGENLLRALQGAVPEDVRGKLTSAVTEILQTQGTKLNLEGLNRIDWIPNVTSKVKSRIQDSIQEISIVNRGDNESNSGVDHEEKVQSDTAEFNSARNRMPESIKTSEQRTSQSPGMLEAGYEPSQDINLERSGYMVDETAAEQQKISQNQGISDRHNEDDKDLNNPCQVHNGEGKKSSHTEEQLVSISVSNTEEESLSSGMSASDHQIMPQESNELQKNEDKSPQDLRQNLHNSTKLNENSPQHSSSETPSISVTQALDALTGFDDSTQLAVNSVFGVLENMIDQLEKNSNEGDDDEMKRSKDEESQTLSPGLPTVNKDNYGRVEHRNNKSSEGSDVSLSSKHLDSHINQKDTQSKEVVENKLGENLVADILKSSAEDSIGKSEVSTLGFNSLKNNSVGKFGPVQNCPSHIAIKPYYWGSPFEAYLQKYLYSKFPRLKPSDLDSTTDLFLDPEKGQWKMLDQAGTFHNNLGEGGKNQNISGYNESQHNSVKHSDTDNSIETSYVILNSEFPEFEQQLTGICDMKGGYNAKEEAAFCLVRDSLLDALKVEVGRRLSTSNLKEMERVLVDDMKQVADAIIQAVVLDNHLNLRLLTEVNHLTLVKFGTIEGERTVKIISSAVEETSQLKKILPVGVIVGSLLASLRKHFKIAASRDGDQIKDIEQAGNVQETLSVKDVNTKNELHDDEKVHAHDDSVSGNQNLAKVSYNDDGVMIGAVTAALGATALLAHHQQRDTYSNGQAMEVPSRETIEKGSQNEEHDRPEVATHEKIPTNIMCNLAEKAMSIAGPVVPMKDDGEVDQERLVTVLAELGQKGGLLRLVGKIALLWGGIRGAMSLTDRLISFLRISERPLLQRVIWFGCMTLVLWSPVVVPLLPMLVQSWTTRTSNKFAEYACVLGLYASSMILVVLWGKRIRGYDNPLEQYGLDFTAPRALGFMKGLVGGMAIVMSVHSINGLLGYASLACPSFSPLFRADPVLLLKSFVNMLLKGVRGIITAAGIALAEELLFRSWLLEEVAVDLGYYRAIVISGIAFSLIHGSLPSVPGFLLLSLALFGIKQRSQDKIYVPIGIRSGIMFTNFTLQTGGLIRYKLGTPPWLISTHPLHPFDGVVGLGVCVLLTILFFPKQPQQKICSKDNQQQNG
- the LOC103981033 gene encoding uncharacterized protein LOC103981033 isoform X2 is translated as MILRYIPSLFDPQTTLLPLNRLSPLRRNPRVREALLQTRRRRRRRSKLSVRSALDDLVRNLVSAFPSPASLDLLLTPAIGLAAGAALYLSSLQKGTTDVDTVVGEWVIFTSPTPFNRSVLLRCPSVSFEDGGELLGDGVNEKLLTEERHYMNLDRGRMTVARKKGEEGPEKKMQYQRVCVATDDGGVISLDWPVNLELGMEHGLDTTVLIIPGTTEGSMDRNVRAFVFDVLQHGCFPIVMNPRGCASSPVTTPRLFTAADSDDVFTAVRFVSMARPWTTVMSVGWGYGANMLTKYLSEVGESTVLTAAVCIDNPFDLTEVTRSFPHHVSLDQKIRSGLIDILRANKELFQGKAKGFDVGRALSAKSVREFDGAISMVSHGYHTIEDFYSKISTRKLIGNLKIPVLFVQSDDGTVPTFSIPRGSIAENPFTSLLLSYYLPSTGITTKNSAILWCQRLAIEWISAVEFALLKGRHPLLKDVDVAINPSKGLAFIDDRTPEKSISSGVKGTHNSSGMYISHKSADRQTYGKLSQPSPVNGFLNDSVDIALKQNYAAVQGEADDNLDARSKLQQIKSADNEGTKNSRSIMDFKNESAANAINEGDDDGNKVLQTAAVVMNMLDITMPSALDDEQKKKVLSAVGRGENLLRALQGAVPEDVRGKLTSAVTEILQTQGTKLNLEGLNRIDWIPNVTSKVKSRIQDSIQEISIVNRGDNESNSGVDHEEKVQSDTAEFNSARNRMPESIKTSEQRTSQSPGMLEAGYEPSQDINLERSGYMVDETAAEQQKISQNQGISDRHNEDDKDLNNPCQVHNGEGKKSSHTEEQLVSISVSNTEEESLSSGMSASDHQIMPQESNELQKNEDKSPQDLRQNLHNSTKLNENSPQHSSSETPSISVTQALDALTGFDDSTQLAVNSVFGVLENMIDQLEKNSNEGDDDEMKRSKDEESQTLSPGLPTVNKDNYGRVEHRNNKSSEGSDVSLSSKHLDSHINQKDTQSKEVVENKLGENLVADILKSSAEDSIGKSEVSTLGFNSLKNNSVGKFGPVQNCPSHIAIKPYYWGSPFEAYLQKYLYSKFPRLKPSDLDSTTDLFLDPEKGQWKMLDQAGTFHNNLGEGGKNQNISGYNESQHNSVKHSDTDNSIETSYVILNSEFPEFEQQLTGICDMKGGYNAKEEAAFCLVRDSLLDALKVEVGRRLSTSNLKEMERVLVDDMKQVADAIIQAVVLDNHLNLRLLTEVNHLTLVKFGTIEGERTVKIISSAVEETSQLKKILPVGVIVGSLLASLRKHFKIAASRDGDQIKDIEQAGNVQETLSVKDVNTKNELHDDEKVHAHDDSVSGNQNLAKVSYNDDGVMIGAVTAALGATALLAHHQRDTYSNGQAMEVPSRETIEKGSQNEEHDRPEVATHEKIPTNIMCNLAEKAMSIAGPVVPMKDDGEVDQERLVTVLAELGQKGGLLRLVGKIALLWGGIRGAMSLTDRLISFLRISERPLLQRVIWFGCMTLVLWSPVVVPLLPMLVQSWTTRTSNKFAEYACVLGLYASSMILVVLWGKRIRGYDNPLEQYGLDFTAPRALGFMKGLVGGMAIVMSVHSINGLLGYASLACPSFSPLFRADPVLLLKSFVNMLLKGVRGIITAAGIALAEELLFRSWLLEEVAVDLGYYRAIVISGIAFSLIHGSLPSVPGFLLLSLALFGIKQRSQDKIYVPIGIRSGIMFTNFTLQTGGLIRYKLGTPPWLISTHPLHPFDGVVGLGVCVLLTILFFPKQPQQKICSKDNQQQNG